A single genomic interval of Zunongwangia sp. HGR-M22 harbors:
- the porX gene encoding T9SS response regulator signal transducer PorX — protein MNNIKILWVDDEIDLLKPHILFLESKNYEVSTCQSGTEAIEKIDEERFDIVFLDENMPGLTGLETLSEIKEKQANIPIVMITKSEEEYIMEEAIGSKISDYLIKPVNPNQILLSIKKNLDHSRLISEKTTSNYQQEFRKIAMDLMNVNTYEDWTDMYQRLIYWELQLENIEDSSMFEILETQKQEANNQFCKFIDKNYPKWFKDNAEAPTMSHTLFKRNILPEINKEQPTLLVVIDNLRYDQWKTFEPIIANHYKKEKEQPFCSILPTATQYARNAIFSGLMPSEMEKLYPQYWKNDTDEGGKNNFENEFLTEQLKRLGKDIKHEYHKISNLKAGRKLVENFKTQKNNDLTVVVYNFVDMLSHSKTEMEVIKELASNDKSYRSLTESWFKNSPLLEIIQQAQQLGFKLIVTTDHGTINVKNPSKVIGDKNTSLNLRYKTGKSLTYEKKDVLAAKEPKTLHLPTLNMSSSFIFAKGDLFFAYPNNYNHYVSYFRNTYQHGGVSLEEMIIPFAVLSPK, from the coding sequence ATGAATAATATCAAAATACTATGGGTTGACGATGAAATCGACCTTTTAAAACCACATATTTTATTTCTAGAATCTAAAAACTACGAGGTATCCACTTGCCAAAGTGGTACTGAAGCTATTGAGAAGATAGACGAAGAACGCTTCGATATTGTTTTTTTGGATGAAAATATGCCCGGCTTAACAGGTCTGGAAACCTTGTCTGAAATAAAAGAAAAACAGGCCAATATTCCCATTGTGATGATCACAAAAAGTGAGGAAGAGTATATTATGGAAGAGGCAATAGGCTCTAAAATTTCAGATTATCTAATAAAGCCCGTAAATCCAAATCAAATCCTGCTTTCTATAAAGAAGAATTTAGATCATTCTCGACTAATTTCTGAAAAAACCACTTCTAATTACCAGCAGGAATTCAGAAAAATCGCAATGGATTTAATGAATGTGAATACCTATGAAGATTGGACCGATATGTACCAACGTCTAATCTACTGGGAACTTCAATTAGAAAATATAGAAGATAGTAGTATGTTCGAAATTCTTGAAACTCAAAAACAAGAAGCCAATAATCAGTTTTGTAAGTTTATCGATAAAAATTATCCTAAATGGTTTAAAGATAACGCAGAGGCACCTACGATGTCTCACACACTTTTTAAAAGAAACATACTTCCTGAAATTAATAAGGAGCAACCCACTTTATTGGTAGTAATCGATAATTTACGTTATGACCAGTGGAAAACATTTGAGCCAATTATAGCCAATCATTATAAAAAAGAGAAAGAACAGCCGTTTTGTAGCATTTTACCTACTGCAACTCAATACGCCCGTAATGCTATTTTTTCTGGTTTGATGCCTAGTGAAATGGAAAAGCTCTATCCTCAGTATTGGAAAAATGATACCGATGAAGGTGGAAAAAATAATTTTGAAAATGAATTTCTAACCGAACAATTGAAGCGTTTAGGAAAAGATATTAAACACGAATATCACAAAATAAGCAATCTAAAAGCCGGTAGAAAATTAGTTGAAAACTTCAAAACTCAAAAAAACAACGATTTAACTGTTGTGGTTTATAACTTTGTAGATATGCTTTCCCATTCTAAAACCGAGATGGAAGTAATTAAAGAGTTAGCCTCTAATGATAAATCGTATCGATCTTTAACAGAAAGTTGGTTTAAAAATTCGCCACTTTTAGAAATTATACAGCAAGCGCAGCAGTTAGGATTCAAATTGATCGTCACCACAGATCATGGAACAATTAACGTTAAAAATCCAAGTAAAGTAATAGGTGATAAAAACACAAGTTTAAATTTAAGGTACAAAACTGGTAAAAGTCTTACCTACGAGAAAAAAGATGTTTTGGCTGCTAAGGAACCTAAAACCTTGCATCTACCAACTCTTAATATGAGTAGTTCCTTTATTTTTGCCAAAGGTGATTTATTCTTTGCCTATCCTAATAATTATAATCATTACGTAAGTTACTTTAGAAACACTTACCAACATGGCGGAGTATCTTTAGAAGAAATGATTATACCATTTGCCGTTCTTTCGCCAAAATAA